In Pedobacter heparinus DSM 2366, the following are encoded in one genomic region:
- the hpt gene encoding hypoxanthine phosphoribosyltransferase produces MNKIQIAGKEFELLLDNDNISKRIRLIGIQLNVDYENRSPVFIGVLNGSFLFMADLLREFDGPCEAGFIRVSSYEGTESSGTMKQAFGLPEDLHNRDVIIVEDIVDTGFTLCHILNEVHKQAPASVRVCALLFKPAALKTEIAELEYVGFEIANEFVVGYGLDYIGLGRNLKDIYRAKM; encoded by the coding sequence ATGAATAAAATTCAAATCGCCGGTAAAGAATTTGAGCTCCTTTTGGACAACGACAACATCAGCAAACGTATCCGTTTAATCGGCATACAGTTAAATGTTGATTACGAAAACCGCAGCCCGGTATTTATCGGCGTACTCAATGGCAGCTTCCTCTTTATGGCCGACCTGCTGAGAGAATTTGACGGGCCCTGCGAAGCCGGCTTTATCCGGGTCTCTTCTTATGAGGGTACAGAAAGCAGTGGAACTATGAAACAGGCCTTTGGTTTACCTGAGGACCTGCACAATCGTGACGTCATCATTGTGGAAGATATTGTAGATACCGGTTTTACACTGTGCCATATTTTAAATGAGGTACACAAACAAGCGCCCGCTTCAGTTAGGGTATGCGCTTTATTGTTTAAACCCGCAGCATTAAAAACAGAAATTGCCGAACTGGAATACGTAGGTTTTGAAATTGCCAATGAATTTGTAGTAGGATATGGCCTGGATTATATTGGCCTTGGCCGAAACCTTAAAGACATTTACAGGGCAAAAATGTAA